The Flavobacterium johnsoniae UW101 genomic interval AAATTTACGTGAATAAGTTATTTTTATCTTTTATCATTTTACCATTATTTGTTTTTTCTCAGGAAACAAATATAAAACAAGGTTTTACTTCAGAGCAATTTCCAATTTTTCCAGGTTGTGAAAACCTTCAGGCAAAAAAACTAGAAAATTGTTTTTATAAAGAAGTACAGGATTTTGTGTACAATAATTTTGAAATTCCAGCTGATTTAAAACAAAACAATTATAAAGGAGAAGTAAAAGTTCTTTTTGAGGTTGATGCCAATGGAGAATTTAAAGTGATTTACGTAAATGCAGTAAATGATGCTCTTGTAGAAGAAGCAAAACGAGTTTTTGGAAAATTTCCAAAAATCAAACCTTCTACTTATAATGGAAAACCGACTTATTCAAAATATACCATTTCAATTGATATACCTTTAAAAAATGCAGATCAGATTGCTGCAGAAGCTTTGGCTGCATCGCAGATTTTAAAACCAGTTGAAAAACCCATGACAGAATTGGATAGTATTGTGTATAAAAAATACAATATGCCTGAATTCGAAAGTCATCTAAATATTCCATTTTCTCATAGTTACTATGCACAGTTTGATGGTGCAATGAATCAGGTTGGAAGTAATAATCACACAGCTTCAAAACCGTACACGTATGCTGAGGTTACGAAATATTATAATTTAAAAGCCGTAAATCAATCGTTGCAAAAGAATGTTTCAAGCTGGTTAGGAAGAAAATGGTGGAACGAAAACATGGTGCAGATTCAGGGAGAAGATTATTGGCTGGCCCTAAATCCGATTGTAGATTTACAGATGGGAAAAGCTTCAGATCTTGATGCTTCTTATTCTTATGTAAATACTCGTGCTTTAAACTTTAGAGGAGGTTTAGGAAAACAGATAAACTTTACAACAACAGTTTTTGAAAGTCAGGGTCGATTTGCAGGGTATTATAATGATTATGCCGAAACTTTGAAACCTTCTGGAGGAAATCCGGCAATTATTCCGGGAATGGGAATCGCCAAAAGATTTAAAACTGATGCTTACGATTTTCCTTTAGCAGAAGCTAATATTACTTTTGCGCCAGGAAAAATATTCGATTTTCAATTAGGTTATGGCAGAAACTTTATTGGAGACGGTTATAGATCTTTACTTGAAAGTGATGGAGCAAGTCCATATCCGTATTTTAAAATCA includes:
- a CDS encoding energy transducer TonB, with amino-acid sequence MNKLFLSFIILPLFVFSQETNIKQGFTSEQFPIFPGCENLQAKKLENCFYKEVQDFVYNNFEIPADLKQNNYKGEVKVLFEVDANGEFKVIYVNAVNDALVEEAKRVFGKFPKIKPSTYNGKPTYSKYTISIDIPLKNADQIAAEALAASQILKPVEKPMTELDSIVYKKYNMPEFESHLNIPFSHSYYAQFDGAMNQVGSNNHTASKPYTYAEVTKYYNLKAVNQSLQKNVSSWLGRKWWNENMVQIQGEDYWLALNPIVDLQMGKASDLDASYSYVNTRALNFRGGLGKQINFTTTVFESQGRFAGYYNDYAETLKPSGGNPAIIPGMGIAKRFKTDAYDFPLAEANITFAPGKIFDFQLGYGRNFIGDGYRSLLESDGASPYPYFKINTNFWKIKYTNTYMWLKDVRPDVTVEKTYATKFMANHYLSWNVSNRLNLGFFESVVWTDTNNRGFDVNFVNPIIFYRSVEFSSSSRSGNALLGATAKYKWNNNVNLYAQFLLDEFSVSDMGAGEQSWKNKFGYQLGAKYYNAFKVKDLLLQLEYNHVRPYVYSHSAVITNYGHNNQSIGHQWGGNFEELVAIGRYHKGRLFADAKFTVGTRGLDFDTAEDGYNYGGNIYKSYDVDRPYDKGVKIGQGNKTSIFIADIQGGYLINPITNLKLFGSFIYRNFDPTQETATTFKQSTTWFTIGLRSDIFNWYFDY